The DNA segment CACGCGGCAGCAGCGGGGCAGCGGGGTGGCGGCGCGCGCTGCATTTTTCGCCTAGAGTTTGAAGGCGTGCCAAGCGCACCGCACCCGCTTGCCGTGTTGCTGTGTTGCTGTATTGCAGCATCACGATGTCTGATGTTCATCGGATCGAGGAGTCCGCCATGCCGTTTCCAGAGCGCATCGAAACCATCGACCGGCAGCGCCGCCTGCTCAGCGGCAGCGTGAGCCTGGCCTTGCTGGCGATGTGGCTGGGGATCTCCCCCTCGCGCCTGCGCGCGCAGGCTAGCCGGGAAGGCACTCCCATGCCCATCGGCGTGATCGGGTCGGGCCGCATCGGCGGCACGTTGGGCGGGCTGTGGGTGAAGGCAGGCCATCCCGTCCTGTTCTCCTCGCGTCACCCGGATGAACTCAAGCCGCTGGTCGAGAAACTTGGCCCGCTTGCCCGCGCGGGCACGGTGGCCGAGGCGCTGGCGTTTTCCAATGTGATTTTTCTTGCCGTTCCTTACAAGGCCTTGCCTGAGATATCGGCGGAGTATGGCAAGGCCTTTGCCGGCAAAGTGGTGGTGGATGCGACCAACGCCGTGCTTACGCGCGATGGCGCCATCGCCGAAGAGGCGATGCGCAAGGGCATCGGCATCACCACGGCAAAGTACCTGCACGGCGCGCGTATCGTGCGCGCCTTCAATTTCATGGGCGCCACCAACTTCGCCAGTCAGAACCACCGGGCCGAGGGCCTGATCGCGGTGCCGATCGCCGCCGACGATCCCAAGGCCCTGCGCATCGGCGAGCAACTGGTGCGCGATGCCGGCTTCGAGCCGGTGGTGGTCGGCCGGCTTGCCACGGCCGATAGCTTCGCCCCGGGCGGGCCGCTGTTCCATCAGATCGGCTCGGCCGACGCCATGCGCGCGCGCATGGCGGAGCAGGGCGGCAAGATGGTGGAGACGCCTAAATGAAGGGAAGCGGTTCTGGCCAGGTGCGCGGCCTTGGCCGTACGCGTGGTACGGCCAAGGCCGAGCAACGACGCCAGAATCTGTCTGAGTGGCCGCTTAGCCGTGCCAGGCGCCCTTCATCCAGACCCAGCCGCCGCCCTCGAAACGCCAGACCCAGTGTCCGGGCACCCAGTAGGCGTGTGCTGCGGGGGCGACGGTGATCTGTTCCACGATCACGGGCGGCATCACCGGCACCGGCTGCTGGACCCAGCGGCCGTGCACCCAGAACCAGTCGTTGCCTTCCCACTTCCAGTGGCCCGGCACCCAGTTCCAGCCGTAGGCAGGCGCGGGGCCGCGGTCTTCGTGCACCGGCGGTGGCATGTTGCGGACCACCTGGTGGGGTGGCGCAGGCGCCGGCTGGCGTACTACCACGCGCTCGGTCACGCAACCGGCCAGGCTGCCAAGCACCGCCAGCGAGGCGAGCGCCGGCAGGGCGGCGCGGAGCAGGCGGCGGCGTGCGGGCGCATGGGGTTTGCTGATTGCCATTTGTCTTTGTCCTGTTTGTCCTGTCGGCGCTGATTTGCGCTCGGGCGTTGTCCAAGGGGCGGCCCCGGGTCGGGATGTGCAATGACCCTGGGACCGATACCTTGCTTAACGAGGCAAGCGCCGCTGCGCGGGACAAGCGCGCGGAAAGATTTTGTAATTGAGTATTACGCGCCCCAAAAGACAAAGCGCAGCCAGGGCGGCTGCGGCAGGGGGTGGGGGGGAGGATGGTGGGTTATGCCGGCACTGGCGCGTTGGCGCTGGTCTGGCGGCCGCGGAAGTCCGTCCAGCAGAGCGCCTTGAAGTCGTACAGCTTGCAGCGGCGCGCGGTATCGAAATACCAGCGCCAGGTGAAGTTCTGGATGATGATGCGGCCCGGCAGCGCATGCTCCAGCAGCGCCTGGGCGCGCTTGAGGCGGTACAGCGGCACGCTCATGTCCACGTGGTGCGCGGTGTGCTCCATGATGTGGTGCAGCGCCGCGCCGATGCCATAGCGAAAGCGCAGGTGCACGGTGGTGGAGACGAAGGGCTGGGCGCGCGCCCACATGGCCTTGGTGTCGTACCAGGCCACGCTGGTGTGGGTGTGGTGCACGTAGAGCACGAAGCCCACCGTGAAATTCCAGACCAGGAACGGCAGCACGAAGCCCAGCCCGACCAGCAGCGCCACCGACTGCCCCGTGGCGATGGCCAGCCACGCCAGCGCACCGATCCAGGCCACGCCGAAGAGCGCCACCAGCGTGCAGTCCCACATGAAGACGGCGCGGCGCGTGGGCATCTGGCGGCGGCTGGGGAAGAACATCTTGAACCACCAGATCTCGACCAGGTAGTACAGGCCCGCGCCAAAGCCGGTGCGGTAGACCCGCTCCAGCGCGCGGCGCCAGCGCGGCAGGGCCTGGAATTCCTCGAGCGAGTAAGGCTGCCAGACGAAGTCGAAGCCCTTGAGGTTGGAGTAACCGTGGTGGACCACGTTATGGCCCACTTCCCACAGGCTGTAAGGCGTGAGCGACGGCAGGAAGGTCAGCCGGCCCAGCCATTTGTTCAGGCCGCGCCGGGGCGTCAGGCTCTGGTGGCAGGCATCGTGGCCGATGATGAACAGGCGGGCGATGATCAGCCCCGTTGCCACGCTGGCGGCCAGCTTGGCGAGCCAGTGGGAGAACAGCACCACCCCGGCCAGCGCGGCCAGGAACAGCGCGGTGTCCAGCGCGAACAGCGCCAGCGCGCGCGGCGTGCTGCGCGCGGCAAGCGGGATCAGCCAGCCGCGGATGATCTTGCGCGAGGGCAGGGGGACGTCAGGGGAAATCGGCTCCGGAAAGGAAGCTTGCTGCGTGGCAATCATGCAAAAACCTTCAGTTGTCGAACGCGGGGTCGGGCTGGGCCCGAGACTGGCGATGCGCGGCCACGGGACAGGCCGATGGTGTGACAGCTTAGAAGGATTGCGTGACAGGGGTGTTGATCCGGGTCAAGCCAGCAAGGCCGGACCCGGTGTTACACAGCGGGAAGTGACGATTAGTGCGCGGCGCAGGCCGGCGCGCTCGCCGGCTCGCCCATCACATACACCTCGCCGATGACGCGGTCGTCACCCAGCATGGCGAAGGCGAACAACTGCTCTTCCAGCGTTTCCGAGCGCTCGCTGCGGCGCGCGATCAGCGGCGTGGCCTGCGGGTCGAGCACGATGAAGTCGGCCTCGCAGCCGGGGGTGAAGCTGCCCACGCGCTCGCTCCAGCCCAGTGCATCGGCGGCGGCACGGGTGGCCAGGTAGAACATGCGCAGCGCGGTCAGGTGGTAGCCGCCCATGCGCGCCACCTTGTGGGCGGCGTTCATGGTGCGCAGCATCGAGAATGAAGTGCCCCCGCCCACGTCGGTGGCCAGCGTCACGTTGAGGCGGTGCGCATCCGACTGGTGGAAGTCATAGAAGCCGCTGCCCAGGAACAGGTTGGAGGTGGGGCAGTGCGCCACCGCCGCGCCGCTGTCGGCCAGCCGCTTGCGGTCGTCCTGGTCGAGGTAGATGGCGTGGCCGTACAGCGCGCCCGGGCGCAGCAGGCCGTAGTGATCGTAGATGTCCAGATAGCTGCGGGCTTGCGGGAACAGCTCGGCCACCCATTTCACTTCGTCGCGGTTCTCCGCCACGTGGGTCTGGATGAAGGCGTCCGGGTAGGCCTTGGCCAACTCGCCGCAGGCTTGCAACTGCGCTTCGCTGGAGGTGGGCGCGAAGCGCGGCGTAATGGCGTACGACAGGCGGTTCTTGCCGTGCCAGCGCGAGATCAGGTCGGCCGAATCGCGCGCGCCGGACTCGGCGGTGTCGCGCAGGAATTCGGGGCAGTTGCGGTCCATCATCACCTTGCCGGTGACCAGGCGCAGGTTGCGGCGGTCGGCTTCGGCAAACAGCGCATCGGCCGACGCCGTATGCACGGTGCTCCAGGCCACGGCGCTGGTGGTGCCGTTGCGCAACAGCTCGTCGGCGAAAAAGCCAGCCACGGCCGCCGCGTATTCCGGCTCGGCAAAGCGGCGCTCCTCGGGGAAGGTATAGGTCTCCAGCCAGTGCAGCAGGCCGGGCGAGGGCGAGGCGATGATGTCGGTCTGCGGGTAGTGCACGTGCGTGTCGATAAAGCCCGGCACGATCAGCTTGCCGCGGCGGTCGATCACTTCGGCGCCGGCCGGGATCTGGTCGGCCAGGTCGGCATGGCTGCCCACCGCGGCGACATGCCCGGCGGTAACGATCAGCACCCCGTCTTCCCAATACTGATACGCGTCGTCATGAAACTGGGGGTCGCGCAGGAAGTGCAGCACGCGGCCACGGATGGCGCGGGTGATGGACTGGGTGGGGGGCGTGGTCGTCATATCGATGTCTCGTCATGCGCCGGCGCGCGCATGGCGCGCCGGCATCTTGGGGTGAGCCGCGCTTCAGGCCGTGGAGGCCGCGGCGGGCAGGGGGGATTGCCAGAAGTGGTCGACTTCGGCGAGGAAGGCAGTCTTTTGCGAGGCGGGCAGGAACGACGCCTCGAAACTGTTGCGCGCCAGCTTGTGGCCATCGGCCGCGGTCAGCGGCAAGGCTTCGAAAGTGGCTTCCCAGTTCGCGTTCATATAGCCGCCGAAATAGGCGGGGTCGTCCGAGTGCAGCGTGACCAGCACGCCGGCTTCGAGCAGGCGGTGCAGGGAGTGGTCGCGCAGGTCCGGGTAGACCTTGAGCTTCTGGTTGGACAGCGGGCATACCGTGAGCGCCACGCGCTCGCGGGCCAGCCGCTCGACCAGTGCCGGGTCGTCGATGGCGCGCACGCCGTGGTCGATGCGCTCCACCTTGAGGATGTCGAGCGCGTCGGTCACGTATTGCGCCGGGCCTTCCTCGCCGGCATGCGCCACCAGGTGCAGGCCGAGCTCGCGGGCGCGGGCAAACACGCGGGCGAACTTCTCCGGCGGGTTGCCCTGCTCGGAGGAATCCAGCCCGATGCCGACAAAGCGGTCGCGGTAGGGCAGCGCGGCTTCCAGCGTGGCGAAAGCGTCTTCCTCGGAGAGGTGGCGCAGGAAGCAGAGGATCAGGCTGCTGGAGAAGTCGTACTGCGTGCGGGCCTGGGCGAGCGCGTCGGAAATGCCGTCGATCACCACATGGATCGGCACGCCGCGCGCGGTATGGGTCTGCGGGTCGAAGAAGATCTCGGCGTGGCGCACGTTGTCGGCGACGGCACGCTGCACGTAGGCCATCGTCATGTCGAAGAAATCGTCCTCGGTCAGCAGCACGCTGGCGCCGGCGTAATAGATATCGAGGAAGGATTGCAGGTCGGTGAAGGCGTAGGCCTTGCGCAGGGCTTCCACGCTGGCGTATGGCAACTTGACCTTGTTGTGCTGGGCCAGCCGGAAGATCAGCTCAGGCTCGAGCGTGCCTTCAATGTGGACGTGCAGTTCCGCCTTGGGCGTCTGGCGGATACGGTCTGCGAGCGCGGCATCGAGCGTCATGGGGTTCCTTTTGCGGTCTTGGTTTGCGTCGTGCTCGTCGCTTTGCCGCTGCGGCTGGCGACGAGCGCACCCAGATGGGCGAGGCGCTGGTCGCGAACCTGCAGCAACTGGGCGACGATGGCAACCGCAATCATAGCCGGAGCCTTGTCCGTGATGCCGCAGACGCCCATCGGGCACGTCATTTCCGCGAAGCGGGAAGGGTCAATTCCGTGCTCCGCCATGCGGTGCTCGAAGCGCGCGCGCTTGGTCTTGGAACCGATCAGGCCGAAGTAGGCGAAGTCGTCGCGCCGCAGGATGCGCTCGCACAGCGTCTGGTCCAGCGCGTGGCTGTGCGTCATCACCAGGAAGTAGCTGCCGGCGGGCGCGTGGTCGACCACCGCCTCGGGGATGTCGCTGGCTTCCGGGGTGACGTTGTCGGGCAGGTCGGCGGGAAACAAGGTATCGCGCTCATCCACCCAGTGCACCTGGCACGGCAGGTTGGCCAGCACCTTGACCAGCGCATGGCCCACGTGGCCGGCGCCGAACAGCACCACGTGCAACTCGTCCGGCACCAGGGTGTCGGTCCAGCCGCCGTCCGCCTGCAAGGCCACCGAGGGCAGCAGCGCCGGTGCCGCGGCGTGTTGCACCGCGCCGGTGCGCGGCACCGTGCGCGTCAGTGCGCGTCCGGTGCCGAACGCGGCCTGCACCGCGTCCAGCCACGGCAGGTCGGCCTCGCCCAACACCTCGAAGGCGAGCAGCACCACGCCGCCGCAGCATTGGCCCAGCGCCGGGCCCAGCGGGATGCGCACGATCTGCCGCATCGCGTCGCGCTCGGCCAGCATGGTGCGGGCGATCTCCATGCCGCGCCACTCGAGATGGCCGCCGCCGATGGTGCCGACCAGCTCGTTGGCGGTCACCAGCATGCGCACGCCCGCCTCGCGCGGGGCGGAGCCTTTGACCTCGGCGATGGTGACCATCACCACCGGCACGCCGGCGCGCACCCAGCGGGTGGCGTCGGCGAAGCGGAAGGGTTTGAGGGGCGCGTCCTGCATGGTGATGCCTTTTTTAGTTGATGCTCGTTACTTCGTTGCGGTCTTCAGCGAAGATGGCCTGTGGGAGAGGGCGGGCGCATCTGCAAGCCGCTGTCTCCTACTGCGCCACCCGCACGGCGTCCACCGCATCCAGGATTGCCTCGCTGGTCGCGGGCGCCACCAGCGGCGGGTTCACCTTGTAGTCCCCCACGCTGGCCACCGCGTCGCGGATCGCGAAGAACACCGAGAACGGCAGCAGCAGCGGCGGCTCGCCCACGGCCTTGGAACGATGGATGCTGTCCTCCGCATTGTCGTTCTCGAACAGCCGCACGTAGAACGCTTCCGGGCAGTCGTTGACGGTCGGGATCTTGTAGGTGGAGGGCGCATGCGTCATCAGCTTGCCGTCCTTGTTCCACCACAGCTCCTCGGTGGTCAGCCAGCCCATGCCCTGGATAAACCCACCCTCCACCTGGCCGATGTCGATGGCCGGGTTGAGCGAGCGGCCGGCGTCGTGCAGCACGTCGGCGCGCAGCAGGCGCCATTCGCCGGTGAGCGTGTCCACCAGCACTTCCGAGCACGCCGCGCCATAGGCGAAGTAATAGAACGGCCGGCCTTGCAGCTTGGACTGGTCCCAGTACAGCTTGGGCGTGGTGTAGAAGCCATCGGACCACAGTTGCACCCGTGCCACGTAGGCTTGCCGTGCCAGGTCGCTGAAGTCCAGGCGGAGTTCGCCCGCGACCACCAGGTCGTCGCCGAACTGCACGCTGTTGGCGTCCACGCCGGCCTGGCGCGCGGCAAACGCCGCCAGCCGCTCGCGGATCTGCCGCGCGGCGTCCTGCGCGGCCTTGCCGTTCAGGTCGGTGCCGGTGGAGGCGGCCGTGGCCGAGGTGTTGGCCACCTTGCTGGTATCGGTCGCGGTCACGCGCACGCGTTCGAGCCGGATGCCAAGCTCATGCGCCACCACCATCGCCACCTTGGTGTTCAGGCCCTGGCCCATCTCGGTGCCGCCGTGGTTCACCAGCACCGAGCCGTCGTTGTACACATGCACCAGCGCGCCGGCCTGGTTGAAGTGGGCCACGTTGAAGGAAATGCCGAACTTCACCGGGGTGATGGCGATGCCCTTCTTGAGCACCGGGCTGGTGGCGTTGAACGCGCGCGTGGCCTCGCGGCGCGCGCGGTAGGCGCTGGTCGCCTCGAGTTCGTCGAGCAGTTCGTGGATGACGTTGTCTTCCACGGTCTGGCCGTAAGGCGTGACGTTGCGCTCGGTCTTGCCGTACAGGTTGGCGAGGCGCACGTCGAGCGCATCGCGGCCCACGGTGCGTGCCACGTTGTCGAGGATGTACTCCATGGCAAAGGCACCCTGCGGGCCGCCGAAGCCGCGAAAGGCGGTGTTGCTCTGCGTGTTGGTCTTGCCGCAGTAACCGTCGATCTGCACGTTCGGCAGCCAGTAGGCGTTGTCGAAGTGGCAGATGGCGCGGGTCATCACCGGGCCGGACAGGTCGGCCGAGAAGCCGGCGCGCGAAACCATTTCCACCGACACGCCTTCGACGCGGCCGTCGGCATCGTGGCCGACTTCGTAGTCGAAGACGAAGTCGTGGCGCTTGCCGGTGATCATCATGTCGTCATCGCGGTCCGGGCGCAGCTTGACCGGGCACAGCAGCTTCCAGGCAGCCAGCGCGGCGCAGCAGGCGAACATGGCCGATTGCGATTCCTTGCCGCCGAAGCCGCCGCCCATGCGGCGGCACTCCACCAGCACCTGGTGCGCGTGCCAGCCCAGCATATGCGCCACGGCATGCTGCATTTCGGTGGGATGCTGGGTCGAGCACCACACATGCATGCCGTCGTTTTCCTTGGGCGCGGCGTAGGCGATCTGGCCTTCGAGGTAGAACTGCTCCTGGCCGCCCAGGCGGATGTGGCCCTTGTCCCGATGCACGGCGGCGGCGATAT comes from the Cupriavidus basilensis genome and includes:
- a CDS encoding NADPH-dependent F420 reductase, which translates into the protein MPFPERIETIDRQRRLLSGSVSLALLAMWLGISPSRLRAQASREGTPMPIGVIGSGRIGGTLGGLWVKAGHPVLFSSRHPDELKPLVEKLGPLARAGTVAEALAFSNVIFLAVPYKALPEISAEYGKAFAGKVVVDATNAVLTRDGAIAEEAMRKGIGITTAKYLHGARIVRAFNFMGATNFASQNHRAEGLIAVPIAADDPKALRIGEQLVRDAGFEPVVVGRLATADSFAPGGPLFHQIGSADAMRARMAEQGGKMVETPK
- a CDS encoding YXWGXW repeat-containing protein, whose translation is MAISKPHAPARRRLLRAALPALASLAVLGSLAGCVTERVVVRQPAPAPPHQVVRNMPPPVHEDRGPAPAYGWNWVPGHWKWEGNDWFWVHGRWVQQPVPVMPPVIVEQITVAPAAHAYWVPGHWVWRFEGGGWVWMKGAWHG
- a CDS encoding fatty acid desaturase: MIATQQASFPEPISPDVPLPSRKIIRGWLIPLAARSTPRALALFALDTALFLAALAGVVLFSHWLAKLAASVATGLIIARLFIIGHDACHQSLTPRRGLNKWLGRLTFLPSLTPYSLWEVGHNVVHHGYSNLKGFDFVWQPYSLEEFQALPRWRRALERVYRTGFGAGLYYLVEIWWFKMFFPSRRQMPTRRAVFMWDCTLVALFGVAWIGALAWLAIATGQSVALLVGLGFVLPFLVWNFTVGFVLYVHHTHTSVAWYDTKAMWARAQPFVSTTVHLRFRYGIGAALHHIMEHTAHHVDMSVPLYRLKRAQALLEHALPGRIIIQNFTWRWYFDTARRCKLYDFKALCWTDFRGRQTSANAPVPA
- the guaD gene encoding guanine deaminase; this encodes MTTTPPTQSITRAIRGRVLHFLRDPQFHDDAYQYWEDGVLIVTAGHVAAVGSHADLADQIPAGAEVIDRRGKLIVPGFIDTHVHYPQTDIIASPSPGLLHWLETYTFPEERRFAEPEYAAAVAGFFADELLRNGTTSAVAWSTVHTASADALFAEADRRNLRLVTGKVMMDRNCPEFLRDTAESGARDSADLISRWHGKNRLSYAITPRFAPTSSEAQLQACGELAKAYPDAFIQTHVAENRDEVKWVAELFPQARSYLDIYDHYGLLRPGALYGHAIYLDQDDRKRLADSGAAVAHCPTSNLFLGSGFYDFHQSDAHRLNVTLATDVGGGTSFSMLRTMNAAHKVARMGGYHLTALRMFYLATRAAADALGWSERVGSFTPGCEADFIVLDPQATPLIARRSERSETLEEQLFAFAMLGDDRVIGEVYVMGEPASAPACAAH
- a CDS encoding adenosine deaminase, translating into MTLDAALADRIRQTPKAELHVHIEGTLEPELIFRLAQHNKVKLPYASVEALRKAYAFTDLQSFLDIYYAGASVLLTEDDFFDMTMAYVQRAVADNVRHAEIFFDPQTHTARGVPIHVVIDGISDALAQARTQYDFSSSLILCFLRHLSEEDAFATLEAALPYRDRFVGIGLDSSEQGNPPEKFARVFARARELGLHLVAHAGEEGPAQYVTDALDILKVERIDHGVRAIDDPALVERLARERVALTVCPLSNQKLKVYPDLRDHSLHRLLEAGVLVTLHSDDPAYFGGYMNANWEATFEALPLTAADGHKLARNSFEASFLPASQKTAFLAEVDHFWQSPLPAAASTA
- the xdhC gene encoding xanthine dehydrogenase accessory protein XdhC produces the protein MQDAPLKPFRFADATRWVRAGVPVVMVTIAEVKGSAPREAGVRMLVTANELVGTIGGGHLEWRGMEIARTMLAERDAMRQIVRIPLGPALGQCCGGVVLLAFEVLGEADLPWLDAVQAAFGTGRALTRTVPRTGAVQHAAAPALLPSVALQADGGWTDTLVPDELHVVLFGAGHVGHALVKVLANLPCQVHWVDERDTLFPADLPDNVTPEASDIPEAVVDHAPAGSYFLVMTHSHALDQTLCERILRRDDFAYFGLIGSKTKRARFEHRMAEHGIDPSRFAEMTCPMGVCGITDKAPAMIAVAIVAQLLQVRDQRLAHLGALVASRSGKATSTTQTKTAKGTP
- the xdhB gene encoding xanthine dehydrogenase molybdopterin binding subunit; translated protein: MNKQTEPFLLDAASEARTAISTPQVGVSRPHESAHLHVAGTATYTDDIPELAGTLHAALGMSTRAHARVRSISLDKVRAAPGVVAVLTAEDIPAANECGPIIHDDPILANGLVQFIGQPIFVVVATSHDAARRAARLGAIEYEDLAPVLSPEAAHQAGSYVLPPMHLTRGEPASHIAAAVHRDKGHIRLGGQEQFYLEGQIAYAAPKENDGMHVWCSTQHPTEMQHAVAHMLGWHAHQVLVECRRMGGGFGGKESQSAMFACCAALAAWKLLCPVKLRPDRDDDMMITGKRHDFVFDYEVGHDADGRVEGVSVEMVSRAGFSADLSGPVMTRAICHFDNAYWLPNVQIDGYCGKTNTQSNTAFRGFGGPQGAFAMEYILDNVARTVGRDALDVRLANLYGKTERNVTPYGQTVEDNVIHELLDELEATSAYRARREATRAFNATSPVLKKGIAITPVKFGISFNVAHFNQAGALVHVYNDGSVLVNHGGTEMGQGLNTKVAMVVAHELGIRLERVRVTATDTSKVANTSATAASTGTDLNGKAAQDAARQIRERLAAFAARQAGVDANSVQFGDDLVVAGELRLDFSDLARQAYVARVQLWSDGFYTTPKLYWDQSKLQGRPFYYFAYGAACSEVLVDTLTGEWRLLRADVLHDAGRSLNPAIDIGQVEGGFIQGMGWLTTEELWWNKDGKLMTHAPSTYKIPTVNDCPEAFYVRLFENDNAEDSIHRSKAVGEPPLLLPFSVFFAIRDAVASVGDYKVNPPLVAPATSEAILDAVDAVRVAQ